In one Zalophus californianus isolate mZalCal1 chromosome 10, mZalCal1.pri.v2, whole genome shotgun sequence genomic region, the following are encoded:
- the GOLT1A gene encoding vesicle transport protein GOT1A, protein MISITEWQKIGVGTTGFGIFFILLGILLYFDSVLLAFGNLLFLTGLLFIIGLRRTFSFFFQRHKLKGTSFFLGGVVIVLLRWPLLGMFLETYGFFSLFKGFFPVVFGFLGNASNIPYLSTLFQRLQGTRSMV, encoded by the exons AGATTGGTGTGGGTACCACCGGCTTCGGCATCTTCTTCATCCTCCTTGGAATACTCCTGTATTTTGATTCCGTGCTCCTGGCCTTTGGAAAC CTGCTGTTCCTGACCGGCCTCTTGTTCATCATCGGCCTGAGGAggacattttccttcttcttccagaGGCACAAGCTCAAAGGGACCAGCTTCTTTCTGGGGGGTGTGGTCATCGTACTGTTGCGCTGGCCCCTCCTGGGCATGTTCCTGGAGACCTATGGATTCTTTAGCCTCTTCAA GGGCTTTTTCCCTGTCGTCTTTGGCTTCCTGGGCAATGCCTCCAACATCCCGTACCTGAGCACG CTGTTCCAGAGGCTTCAGGGCACCAGATCAATGGTCTGA
- the KISS1 gene encoding metastasis-suppressor KiSS-1, whose protein sequence is MNSLVSWQLMLFLCASSFRETFEKMAPMENPRPTGQRLGPQVLLAPWEQSPRCADRKPAGARPSPREASLCPPPKSPAGPQQPGLCAPRSRLMPAPRGAVLVPRERDLSAYNWNSFGLRYGKRQTAPPARLRGGAGRG, encoded by the exons ATGAATTCACTGGTTTCTTGGCAGCTGATGCttttcctctgtgcctcctcctTCAGGGAGACATTTGAAAAGATGGCACCCATGGAGAATCCTAGACCGACAG GCCAGCGGCTCGGACCCCAGGTCCTCCTGGCCCCCTGGGAGCAGAGCCCGCGCTGCGCAGACAGGAAGCCCGCCGGGGCCCGGCCCAGCCCGCGGGAGGCCTCGCTGTGCCCGCCTCCCAAGAGCCCCGCGGGGCCCCAGCAGCCAGGACTGTGCGCCCCCCGCAGCCGCCTGATGCCCGCCCCCCGGGGCGCGGTGCTGGTGCCGCGGGAAAGGGACCTGTCCGCCTACAACTGGAACTCCTTCGGCCTGCGCTACGGCAAGCGGCAGACTGCGCCTCCCGCAAGGCTCCGCGGCGGCGCCGGGCGTGGCTGA